A single region of the Sphingobium sp. TKS genome encodes:
- a CDS encoding amidohydrolase produces MRQALTAIMAAASLSSVAHAQTDAVTPAMAAPPPSAIATTIAKDMDGLMTLYRDLHANPELSEQEFSTAAKLARRLKAMKFAVTEKVGGTGVVAVMKNGSGPVLLIRADMDALPVTEQTGLEFASKVKAKTAEGAETGVMHACGHDTHMTAFIETARLLSSMKEEWKGTLVMILQPAEEVGRGARLMLEDGLYTRFPRPTHAIAFHDAANLEAGKIGYTPGFALANVDSVDLLVRGTGGHGAYPQTTRDPIVLGARIVTALQTLVSREQDPFDPAVVTVGSFMGGAKHNVIPDDAKLLLTVRSYSDETREKLIRGIERIARGEAIAAGVPDDKMPVISVKDEFTPSTYNPPAFANRMADVLKAHFPADTVNETKPSMAGEDFGRYYRADKSIESFIFWVGGVPADQMAKAAAGEISLPSLHSPFWAPEADKVIATASEAMTVLAMHILKQD; encoded by the coding sequence ATGCGTCAAGCGTTGACGGCCATCATGGCCGCCGCCAGCCTTTCTTCTGTTGCCCATGCGCAGACCGATGCGGTGACGCCCGCAATGGCCGCCCCACCGCCCAGTGCCATCGCGACGACCATCGCGAAGGACATGGACGGCCTGATGACGCTGTATCGCGACCTGCACGCCAATCCCGAACTGTCGGAGCAGGAGTTCTCCACCGCCGCCAAGCTTGCCCGCCGCCTCAAGGCGATGAAGTTCGCCGTTACCGAGAAGGTCGGCGGCACCGGCGTCGTCGCCGTGATGAAGAACGGGTCCGGCCCGGTGCTGCTGATCCGCGCCGACATGGACGCCCTGCCCGTCACCGAGCAGACGGGCCTGGAATTCGCGTCCAAGGTCAAGGCCAAGACGGCCGAAGGTGCCGAGACCGGCGTCATGCACGCCTGCGGTCATGACACGCATATGACCGCCTTCATCGAAACGGCCCGGCTCCTGTCCTCGATGAAGGAGGAGTGGAAGGGCACGCTGGTGATGATCCTCCAACCCGCCGAGGAAGTGGGACGCGGCGCCCGGCTGATGCTGGAGGACGGACTCTACACCCGCTTCCCGAGGCCGACCCACGCCATCGCCTTCCACGACGCCGCTAATCTGGAGGCGGGCAAGATCGGTTATACGCCCGGCTTCGCGCTCGCCAATGTCGACAGCGTCGACTTGCTGGTGCGGGGCACGGGCGGCCATGGCGCCTACCCGCAGACCACACGCGACCCGATCGTGCTGGGCGCGCGTATCGTGACCGCGCTGCAAACACTGGTCAGCCGGGAACAAGACCCGTTCGACCCCGCCGTGGTCACGGTCGGCAGCTTCATGGGCGGCGCCAAGCATAATGTGATTCCCGATGATGCGAAGCTGCTGCTGACGGTGCGCAGCTATTCGGACGAGACGCGGGAAAAGCTGATCCGGGGCATAGAGCGCATCGCCAGGGGCGAAGCCATTGCGGCGGGCGTTCCCGACGACAAAATGCCGGTGATTTCCGTGAAGGACGAATTCACCCCATCCACCTACAACCCGCCCGCCTTCGCCAACCGGATGGCGGATGTGCTGAAGGCGCATTTCCCCGCAGACACGGTCAACGAGACCAAGCCGTCCATGGCGGGCGAGGATTTCGGCCGCTATTATCGGGCTGACAAGAGCATCGAAAGCTTCATCTTCTGGGTCGGCGGCGTTCCGGCGGACCAGATGGCCAAGGCCGCGGCGGGCGAGATCAGCCTCCCTTCGCTCCATAGCCCCTTCTGGGCGCCCGAGGCCGACAAGGTCATCGCCACCGCCAGCGAGGCCATGACGGTGCTGGCAATGCATATATTGAAGCAGGATTGA
- the ypfJ gene encoding KPN_02809 family neutral zinc metallopeptidase encodes MRLDDEPESTNFEVQDGRGGGMGGGLGGGLGLLLPLIGSRFGCGGIVVVLIVLAVMGVNPLSLMSGGGQMPQSGEVSRDASKLNDIQHWSLKVLGSTERVWQQAFQQAGQQYQPTVLSFYSQSGSSGCGAAQSAMGPFYCPNDKKVYLDTDFFTELRQRFGAPGDFAQAYVIAHEVGHHVQDLEGTLGQVNQQQRAVSEEEGNALQVRVELQADCYAGVWAKRTGLMEAGDLEEGMKAAQAIGDDTLQKAAGRRPVPESFTHGTSEQRMNWLRKGLDSGDPAQCDTFKGA; translated from the coding sequence ATGCGGCTGGACGATGAACCGGAAAGCACCAATTTCGAAGTCCAGGACGGCCGTGGCGGCGGCATGGGCGGCGGGCTTGGCGGTGGCCTTGGGTTGCTGCTGCCGCTGATCGGCAGTCGCTTCGGCTGCGGCGGGATCGTCGTGGTGCTGATCGTCCTGGCGGTGATGGGCGTCAATCCCCTCAGCCTGATGAGCGGCGGCGGTCAGATGCCGCAGAGCGGAGAGGTGAGTCGCGACGCGTCCAAGCTGAACGATATCCAGCATTGGTCATTGAAGGTGCTGGGATCGACGGAACGGGTCTGGCAGCAGGCCTTCCAACAGGCGGGCCAGCAATATCAGCCGACGGTGCTGTCCTTCTATTCACAGAGTGGATCATCGGGTTGCGGCGCGGCGCAGAGCGCCATGGGCCCTTTCTACTGCCCGAACGACAAGAAGGTCTATCTGGACACGGACTTCTTCACCGAACTGCGCCAGCGCTTCGGCGCGCCCGGCGATTTCGCCCAGGCCTATGTGATCGCGCATGAGGTCGGCCATCATGTGCAGGATCTGGAGGGCACTCTGGGCCAGGTGAACCAGCAGCAGCGCGCCGTCAGCGAAGAAGAGGGCAATGCCTTGCAGGTGCGGGTGGAATTGCAGGCGGATTGCTATGCGGGCGTCTGGGCCAAGCGCACGGGGCTGATGGAAGCGGGCGATCTGGAGGAAGGGATGAAGGCCGCGCAGGCGATCGGTGACGATACGCTGCAAAAGGCGGCTGGAAGGCGTCCGGTGCCGGAGAGCTTCACCCATGGCACCAGCGAGCAGCGGATGAACTGGCTGCGCAAGGGACTGGACAGCGGCGATCCCGCCCAGTGCGATACGTTCAAGGGGGCGTGA
- a CDS encoding patatin-like phospholipase family protein, with protein MADIEPQPRHRANTPLPLPREVALLLQGGGALGSFQAGVYQRLDELGVDISWVAGISIGAVNAAIIAGNPPHKRLGRLKKFWLTVSGGMPNIVLPEIDHIREAAHLMAAGTVATFGVPGMFRPRLWPAPLMPEGTPGAISFYDSAPLKDTLDACVDWDLLNDGPVRLSVGAVDVESGNFAYWDTRGHGGNTRIDARHIMASGALPPGLPPIEIDGRWYWDGGIVSNTPLAHVLDHQTDDMLVFQVDLFPAEGPFPRQMTDVYSRAKDIQFSSRTRQVTDQYLRLRKEHKAIRALLDKLPPELQEDADAQRLRQLLDVGSVNIVHLIYRSRAWESGARDFEFSRSTMLDHWSQGRDAVEEVMHKGDLIARNIVNGKSSTFDLDAPDHLKEKQA; from the coding sequence ATGGCCGATATCGAACCCCAGCCGCGCCACCGCGCCAATACGCCGCTGCCCCTTCCCCGCGAGGTCGCCCTGTTGTTGCAGGGCGGCGGCGCGCTCGGCTCCTTTCAGGCAGGGGTCTATCAGCGACTCGACGAGTTGGGGGTCGACATAAGCTGGGTGGCGGGAATTTCGATCGGCGCGGTCAACGCCGCCATCATCGCGGGCAATCCCCCGCACAAACGGCTCGGCCGCCTGAAGAAATTCTGGCTCACCGTTTCGGGCGGCATGCCCAACATTGTCCTGCCGGAAATCGATCATATCCGCGAAGCCGCCCATCTGATGGCGGCCGGGACCGTCGCCACTTTCGGCGTGCCGGGCATGTTCCGCCCCCGCCTGTGGCCCGCGCCGCTGATGCCCGAAGGCACGCCGGGCGCGATCAGCTTCTATGACAGCGCGCCACTGAAGGACACGCTGGACGCCTGCGTCGACTGGGATCTGCTGAATGACGGGCCGGTACGGCTGTCGGTGGGCGCGGTCGACGTGGAAAGCGGCAATTTCGCCTATTGGGACACGCGCGGTCACGGCGGCAACACCCGGATCGACGCGCGCCATATCATGGCGTCGGGCGCCCTGCCCCCAGGCCTGCCGCCGATCGAGATCGACGGGCGCTGGTATTGGGACGGGGGCATCGTGTCCAACACCCCGCTCGCCCATGTGCTGGATCATCAGACCGACGACATGCTGGTGTTCCAGGTCGACCTGTTCCCCGCCGAAGGGCCGTTCCCCCGGCAGATGACGGACGTTTATTCCCGCGCCAAGGATATCCAGTTTTCCAGCCGCACCCGGCAAGTGACGGACCAGTATCTGCGGCTGCGCAAGGAGCATAAGGCCATCCGCGCCCTGCTCGACAAGCTGCCGCCCGAATTGCAGGAGGATGCCGACGCCCAGCGGCTGCGCCAGTTGCTGGACGTGGGTTCGGTCAATATCGTCCACCTCATCTATCGCAGCCGCGCCTGGGAAAGCGGCGCGCGCGATTTCGAATTTTCCCGCTCCACCATGCTCGATCACTGGTCTCAGGGCCGCGACGCGGTGGAGGAAGTGATGCACAAGGGCGACCTTATCGCCCGCAACATCGTCAACGGGAAAAGCTCCACCTTCGACCTCGACGCCCCCGACCATCTCAAGGAGAAGCAGGCATGA
- a CDS encoding acyltransferase family protein, with the protein MIACQVPGKEERKSIAASASCSVLPVPLAIEGGSASAYRRDIDGLRALAVLPVLFYHVRLWPFFGGFVGVDIFFVISGYLIASIIARELAEGRFSLTAFYARRIRRIFPALFATIAVTIVAGSQILLPLDYRALGMSATATVLFASNLYFARHSGYFGSAAEEAPLLHTWSLAVEEQFYILFPLLMLCAFWAGGRTRLLLAAMALLSFDFALLLVDRAPVLAFYLPFPRAWEFLAGALLATGLLPPLRSGWAAQLCALAGIVSIGWAVFGFSGGTAFPGLNALYPVLGAMLILHAGQGGSAVGRMLSGALPVAIGRISYSLYLWHWPIVVFWTYRTDGDWRLREQVLIVLLSLLVAALSWRFIEEPFRRAHYFTIGRAFAFAGAMVVAGCGAGALLYLSGGLPARVAPSVAALDAASRSMAYLPERCSGMAAVRHRTLCAVGAHNGTAPSFLLWGDSHAHALKPAFDQAGDALGLSGRIASYPACPTLLGLDRLDQPPSHDCSAFNAQVLAMLRDNPTIHTVFLVSRWGLCANGRRPEGGTPCYLGRDENDDKSLSRDALLFRSGLNETVGTLTAMGKRVILVAPIPEFRRNVPESLARAELYSEPTQLVLSRADYLRRQRQVFGVFDEMQRRFAVGIIYPHHLLCRSGQCATVAHGVPLYSDDDHLSRQGSLLLSGMVYEAMRPIRGPADRKGKWRPRQDSNL; encoded by the coding sequence ATGATTGCCTGCCAAGTCCCTGGAAAAGAGGAGCGAAAGAGCATCGCCGCCAGCGCATCCTGTTCCGTCTTGCCGGTCCCCCTGGCGATAGAGGGGGGTTCCGCCTCAGCCTATCGGCGCGACATCGATGGGTTGCGCGCTTTGGCGGTCCTGCCGGTGCTGTTCTATCATGTCCGCCTCTGGCCCTTTTTCGGGGGCTTTGTCGGCGTCGACATCTTCTTCGTCATCTCCGGCTATCTGATCGCTTCGATCATCGCGCGGGAACTGGCGGAAGGCAGGTTCAGCCTCACCGCCTTCTATGCGCGGCGCATCCGCCGCATATTCCCCGCTTTGTTCGCGACGATCGCCGTCACCATAGTGGCGGGCAGCCAGATACTGCTGCCGCTTGATTATCGAGCGCTCGGGATGAGCGCGACGGCAACGGTGCTGTTCGCCAGCAATCTCTATTTCGCTCGGCACAGCGGCTATTTCGGCAGCGCGGCGGAGGAAGCGCCGCTGCTCCACACCTGGTCGCTGGCGGTGGAAGAGCAATTCTATATCCTGTTCCCGCTGCTGATGCTTTGCGCTTTCTGGGCGGGAGGACGGACCCGGCTTTTGCTGGCGGCGATGGCGCTCCTCTCCTTCGACTTCGCGCTGTTGCTGGTCGACCGGGCGCCCGTCCTGGCCTTTTACCTGCCTTTCCCCCGTGCCTGGGAGTTTCTGGCGGGGGCGCTGCTGGCGACCGGCCTGTTGCCGCCGTTGCGGAGCGGATGGGCGGCGCAGCTTTGCGCGCTTGCCGGTATCGTCTCGATCGGCTGGGCGGTCTTCGGCTTTTCCGGCGGGACCGCCTTTCCCGGCCTGAACGCCCTTTACCCCGTGCTGGGGGCGATGCTGATCCTGCATGCGGGACAGGGCGGTTCGGCGGTCGGCCGGATGCTGAGCGGCGCGCTGCCGGTGGCGATCGGCCGCATCTCCTATTCGCTCTATTTGTGGCATTGGCCGATCGTCGTTTTCTGGACCTATCGCACCGATGGCGACTGGCGGTTGCGGGAACAGGTGCTGATCGTGCTGCTCTCGCTGCTGGTCGCCGCCCTTTCCTGGCGTTTCATCGAAGAACCGTTCCGCAGGGCGCACTACTTCACGATCGGCCGCGCCTTCGCCTTTGCCGGAGCGATGGTGGTTGCCGGGTGCGGGGCGGGGGCATTGCTTTACCTTTCCGGCGGCCTACCTGCGCGGGTGGCGCCCTCGGTCGCGGCGCTCGACGCGGCGAGCCGGAGCATGGCCTATCTGCCGGAGCGCTGTTCGGGCATGGCGGCGGTGCGGCACCGAACGCTGTGCGCGGTGGGCGCGCATAACGGTACGGCGCCCAGCTTCCTGCTGTGGGGCGATTCCCATGCCCATGCGCTGAAACCCGCTTTCGATCAGGCAGGCGATGCGCTGGGACTTTCCGGGCGGATCGCATCCTATCCCGCCTGCCCGACGCTGCTCGGCCTCGACCGGCTCGACCAACCGCCTAGCCATGATTGCAGCGCCTTCAATGCCCAGGTGCTGGCGATGTTGCGCGACAACCCGACCATCCACACCGTCTTTCTCGTCTCTCGATGGGGTCTGTGCGCCAATGGCCGCCGACCCGAAGGGGGAACGCCCTGCTATCTCGGCCGAGATGAGAATGACGACAAGAGCCTCAGCCGTGACGCCCTGCTGTTCCGCTCGGGCCTGAACGAAACGGTCGGGACGCTGACGGCCATGGGCAAGCGGGTCATCCTGGTCGCCCCCATTCCGGAATTCCGCCGCAACGTGCCCGAAAGCCTGGCGCGGGCGGAACTCTACAGCGAACCGACGCAACTGGTGCTGTCGCGCGCGGACTATCTGCGCCGTCAGCGGCAAGTTTTCGGCGTTTTCGATGAAATGCAGCGGCGTTTTGCGGTCGGCATCATCTATCCGCACCATCTCCTCTGCCGCAGCGGTCAATGCGCGACGGTGGCGCATGGCGTGCCGCTTTATTCCGACGACGACCATCTGTCACGCCAGGGCAGCCTGCTTTTAAGCGGCATGGTCTATGAAGCGATGCGGCCGATCCGTGGCCCCGCGGACCGAAAAGGAAAATGGCGACCCCGACAGGATTCGAACCTGTGA
- the truA gene encoding tRNA pseudouridine(38-40) synthase TruA: MTRFAFTVEFDGRPFMGWQRQAHGPSVQQAIEQAIFAVTGERVAIHAAGRTDAGVHGLAMRAHADIAKDFTPFRLMEALNALLRPAPVAILACEVVPDDWHARFSCIGRSYVYRIANRRAPLTWENGLVWRVIQPLDAAAMQEAAQLLVGRHDFTTFRSVHCQAESPVKTLDRLDVERSGDRIAIFAEARSFLHHQVRSMVGCLAMVGMGRWSIGNLEAARDAKNRAALGLNAPPDGLYFVSARYPGE; encoded by the coding sequence ATGACGCGATTCGCCTTCACCGTCGAATTTGACGGCCGCCCCTTCATGGGCTGGCAACGGCAGGCCCATGGCCCCAGCGTCCAGCAGGCGATCGAGCAGGCGATCTTTGCCGTCACGGGTGAGCGGGTCGCGATCCATGCCGCCGGGCGCACCGATGCGGGCGTCCACGGGCTTGCCATGCGCGCCCATGCGGACATTGCGAAGGACTTCACGCCCTTTCGTCTGATGGAGGCGCTGAACGCGCTTCTTCGACCCGCGCCCGTCGCGATCCTGGCCTGCGAGGTGGTGCCCGATGACTGGCATGCCCGCTTTTCCTGCATCGGCCGGTCCTATGTCTATCGCATCGCCAACCGCCGCGCGCCGCTGACCTGGGAAAATGGGCTGGTCTGGCGGGTGATCCAGCCGCTCGATGCCGCCGCGATGCAGGAAGCGGCGCAGCTTCTGGTCGGGCGGCATGACTTCACCACCTTCCGCTCGGTCCATTGCCAGGCGGAAAGTCCGGTGAAGACGCTGGACCGGCTGGACGTGGAGCGTTCAGGTGACCGGATCGCCATATTTGCGGAGGCACGGTCCTTCCTGCATCATCAGGTGCGGTCGATGGTGGGATGCCTTGCCATGGTCGGCATGGGGCGCTGGTCGATCGGGAATCTGGAGGCTGCGCGGGATGCGAAGAATCGGGCGGCGCTGGGGCTGAATGCACCGCCGGACGGGCTATATTTCGTGAGCGCGCGCTATCCCGGCGAGTGA
- a CDS encoding 3-hydroxybutyrate dehydrogenase — MSKSFAGKTALITGSTSGIGLAYAKALAGEGANVVINGFGDADAIEKERVELEALSGARALYSGHDLTKTDQIEAMMKEAAGAFGGVDILINNAGMQHVAPVEDFPVDKWNLIIALNLNSAFHTSRLAIPYMKSKKWGRIIQTASAHSLTASPFKSAYVTAKHGLAGLTKTLALELATFGITANCISPGYVWTPLVENQIPDTMKARGMTREQVMNDVLLAGQPTKQFVTVEQVAAMALYLCSDVAANITGANMSIDGGWTAQ; from the coding sequence ATGAGCAAATCCTTCGCCGGAAAGACCGCCCTCATCACCGGATCGACCTCCGGCATCGGCCTTGCCTATGCCAAGGCGCTGGCCGGGGAAGGCGCCAATGTGGTCATCAACGGCTTCGGGGATGCAGACGCGATCGAGAAGGAACGGGTCGAGCTGGAGGCGCTGAGCGGGGCCAGGGCGCTCTATAGCGGCCATGACCTAACCAAGACCGACCAGATCGAAGCGATGATGAAGGAGGCAGCGGGTGCCTTTGGCGGCGTCGACATCCTGATCAACAATGCCGGGATGCAGCATGTCGCGCCGGTCGAGGATTTCCCGGTCGACAAATGGAACCTCATCATCGCGCTCAATCTCAACAGCGCGTTCCACACTTCGCGTCTCGCCATTCCCTATATGAAGTCGAAGAAATGGGGGCGGATCATCCAGACGGCGTCGGCGCATTCGCTGACCGCCTCGCCCTTCAAGAGCGCTTATGTGACGGCGAAGCATGGGCTGGCGGGCCTTACCAAGACGCTGGCGCTGGAACTGGCGACCTTCGGCATCACGGCCAATTGCATTTCGCCGGGCTATGTCTGGACGCCGCTGGTGGAAAACCAGATTCCCGACACGATGAAGGCGCGAGGGATGACGCGCGAGCAGGTGATGAACGATGTGCTGCTGGCGGGACAGCCGACCAAGCAGTTCGTCACGGTCGAACAGGTCGCCGCCATGGCGCTTTATCTGTGCAGCGATGTCGCGGCCAACATCACCGGGGCCAATATGAGCATCGACGGCGGCTGGACCGCGCAATAA
- a CDS encoding antibiotic biosynthesis monooxygenase family protein, with protein MFVAVYWWRVHPGKEEQFRKAWRRGTDLIREKYGSYGSRLHRDADGRFVGYAEWPDEATWRAAFDQKMVYDDPQTRAAFVDAIAEVPPDTDPIFTMTVIDDLLLRSAAA; from the coding sequence ATGTTCGTCGCGGTCTATTGGTGGCGTGTCCACCCCGGCAAGGAGGAGCAGTTCCGCAAGGCCTGGCGCCGGGGAACCGACCTCATCCGCGAAAAATATGGCAGTTATGGATCGCGGCTGCACCGCGATGCGGACGGGCGTTTCGTCGGCTATGCCGAATGGCCGGACGAAGCGACCTGGCGCGCCGCCTTCGACCAGAAGATGGTCTATGACGATCCGCAAACTCGCGCCGCCTTCGTCGATGCCATTGCGGAAGTTCCGCCCGACACCGATCCGATCTTCACCATGACCGTGATCGACGACCTGCTGCTGCGATCGGCAGCGGCCTGA
- the recR gene encoding recombination mediator RecR produces MASPEIEALTQALSRLPGLGPRSARRAVLHLLKKRESALEPLLRALDAVNDRLVTCSLCGNVDTVDPCGICTDPRRDARALCVVEDVADLWALDKSRLFPGRFHVLGGRLSALEGVRPEDLSIDALVARVEAGGIDEVVLAMNATLEGQTTAHYLAERLERFPVRLTQLAHGVPVGGELDYLDEGTLAQALRARRPIA; encoded by the coding sequence ATGGCTTCTCCTGAAATCGAAGCGCTGACGCAGGCGCTGTCCCGCCTGCCCGGCCTTGGCCCGCGGTCCGCGCGGCGCGCTGTCCTGCACCTGCTCAAGAAGCGCGAATCCGCGCTGGAGCCGCTTTTGCGCGCCCTTGACGCAGTGAACGACCGGCTGGTGACGTGCAGCCTATGCGGCAATGTCGACACGGTCGATCCCTGCGGCATCTGCACCGATCCGCGCCGTGATGCGCGGGCGCTCTGCGTCGTGGAGGATGTGGCGGACCTCTGGGCGCTGGACAAATCGCGGCTGTTTCCGGGACGTTTCCATGTGCTGGGCGGGCGGCTCTCTGCGCTGGAGGGCGTGCGGCCGGAGGATTTGAGCATCGATGCGCTGGTGGCGCGGGTCGAGGCGGGCGGTATCGACGAGGTGGTGCTGGCGATGAACGCCACGCTGGAAGGGCAGACCACCGCCCATTATCTGGCCGAGCGGCTGGAGCGGTTCCCGGTGCGGCTGACTCAATTGGCGCATGGCGTGCCGGTCGGCGGGGAGCTGGATTATCTGGACGAAGGCACTTTGGCGCAGGCGCTTCGGGCGCGGCGGCCGATCGCTTGA
- the def gene encoding peptide deformylase gives MAIIPILEAPDPRLRTISSPVEAIDDDLQRLIDDMLETMYDAPGIGLAAIQVGVPKRVLVIDLQEPESDEEDAPSVKKPMVFINPEILEGSEDLSVYNEGCLSVPDQFAEVERPASIRASWMDRDGRIHEERLEGLLATCLQHEMDHLQGVLFIDHLSRLKRDMLMKKLTKARKAA, from the coding sequence ATGGCCATTATTCCAATCCTAGAGGCGCCCGATCCGCGCCTGCGTACCATCTCGTCTCCGGTGGAGGCGATCGATGACGATTTGCAGCGTCTGATCGACGATATGCTGGAAACCATGTATGACGCGCCGGGCATCGGCCTGGCCGCGATCCAGGTGGGCGTGCCCAAGCGGGTGCTGGTGATCGACCTGCAGGAACCGGAGTCTGACGAGGAAGACGCGCCGTCGGTCAAGAAGCCGATGGTGTTCATCAATCCGGAGATTCTGGAAGGCTCGGAAGACCTGTCAGTCTATAATGAAGGCTGCCTGTCGGTCCCCGACCAGTTTGCGGAAGTGGAACGGCCTGCAAGCATCCGGGCGAGCTGGATGGACCGCGATGGACGGATCCATGAGGAGCGGCTGGAAGGTCTGCTTGCCACCTGCCTCCAGCATGAGATGGATCATTTGCAGGGCGTGCTGTTCATCGACCATCTCTCCCGGTTGAAGCGGGATATGCTGATGAAGAAGCTGACCAAGGCGCGCAAGGCGGCCTGA
- the fmt gene encoding methionyl-tRNA formyltransferase, translating to MRIVYMGTPDFAVPALVALAKAGHAIVAVYSQPPRPAGRGKALRPSPVHAKAEEMGIEVRTPVSLKDADVQAAFAALKADVAVVAAYGLILPRPILDAPRFGCMNIHASLLPRWRGAAPIQRAILAGDNVTGVTIMDMEAGLDTGPMRAKHVTPVEDKTAGALTEELADAGAKLMVEVLDDIALHPPIAQPEEGVTYASKIDKAESRIDFNRDAHQVERQVRAFNPVPGAFFEYRGERFRILAAHVEENEGAAGELLDNSLLIGCGHGAIRPTLIQRAGKGAMLAGELLRGYDMPAGSRVDA from the coding sequence ATGCGTATCGTCTATATGGGAACCCCTGATTTCGCCGTTCCGGCACTGGTCGCGCTGGCGAAGGCCGGGCATGCGATCGTCGCCGTCTACAGCCAGCCGCCTCGTCCAGCCGGGCGCGGCAAGGCGCTGCGCCCCTCCCCCGTTCACGCCAAGGCGGAGGAAATGGGCATTGAGGTCCGCACGCCGGTTTCGCTGAAAGATGCCGATGTGCAGGCCGCTTTCGCCGCGCTGAAAGCCGATGTCGCGGTGGTCGCCGCTTACGGCCTGATCCTGCCGCGCCCGATTCTCGACGCGCCGCGCTTCGGCTGCATGAATATCCACGCTTCCCTCCTCCCCCGCTGGCGTGGCGCGGCCCCGATCCAGCGCGCCATCCTCGCAGGGGACAATGTCACCGGCGTCACCATCATGGATATGGAGGCGGGGCTCGACACCGGCCCGATGCGCGCCAAACATGTCACCCCGGTCGAGGACAAGACCGCCGGCGCGCTGACGGAGGAGCTGGCCGATGCGGGCGCAAAATTGATGGTCGAGGTGCTGGACGATATCGCGCTCCATCCACCCATCGCGCAGCCGGAAGAGGGCGTCACCTATGCGTCCAAGATCGACAAGGCGGAGTCGCGCATCGATTTCAACCGCGACGCGCATCAGGTCGAGCGGCAGGTACGCGCCTTCAATCCCGTCCCCGGCGCCTTCTTCGAATATCGCGGCGAGCGCTTTCGCATCCTGGCCGCCCATGTCGAGGAAAATGAAGGCGCGGCCGGGGAACTGCTCGACAACAGCCTGCTGATCGGATGCGGCCATGGCGCGATCCGCCCGACGCTGATCCAGCGCGCGGGCAAGGGCGCGATGTTAGCGGGCGAATTGCTGCGCGGCTATGACATGCCTGCGGGCAGCCGGGTCGACGCCTGA
- a CDS encoding queuosine precursor transporter: protein MTDPGVRKIDAYALGARPLRYFDFCMAAFVAILLLSNLIGAAKLSTVGGFTFGAGILFFPLGYVLGDVLTEVYGYARARRCVWAGFGAMLFMALMSWVVVKLPPAEGWPDQKAYEAVFGSTWRIVFASVTAFWAGEFANSFVLAKMKLLTEGKHLWMRTIGSTVVGQGVDSLLFYPLAFYGDWTNAQVVTVMITNWLMKVTWEAVLTPVTYVVVGSLKRAEGLDVFDESTNFTPFRASL, encoded by the coding sequence ATGACCGATCCGGGGGTAAGGAAAATCGATGCCTATGCACTGGGCGCCCGCCCTTTGCGCTATTTCGATTTCTGCATGGCGGCCTTTGTCGCCATATTGCTGCTGTCCAACCTGATCGGCGCGGCCAAGCTGTCGACCGTGGGCGGCTTCACCTTCGGCGCGGGCATCCTTTTCTTTCCGCTGGGCTATGTTCTGGGCGACGTGCTGACCGAAGTCTATGGCTATGCGCGGGCGCGGCGCTGCGTCTGGGCGGGCTTCGGCGCGATGCTGTTCATGGCGCTGATGAGCTGGGTGGTGGTGAAGCTGCCCCCGGCGGAGGGCTGGCCCGACCAGAAAGCCTATGAGGCGGTGTTCGGCAGCACCTGGCGCATCGTCTTCGCCTCGGTCACGGCCTTTTGGGCGGGGGAGTTCGCCAACAGCTTCGTCCTCGCGAAGATGAAGTTGCTGACAGAGGGCAAGCACCTGTGGATGCGCACGATCGGGTCGACCGTCGTGGGGCAGGGGGTGGACAGCCTGCTTTTCTATCCGCTGGCTTTCTATGGCGACTGGACCAATGCTCAGGTGGTGACGGTGATGATCACCAACTGGCTGATGAAAGTGACCTGGGAAGCGGTGCTGACGCCTGTGACCTATGTGGTGGTCGGCAGCCTCAAGCGCGCCGAAGGGCTGGACGTGTTCGATGAGAGCACGAATTTCACCCCGTTCCGGGCGAGTCTTTAG